A region of the Pungitius pungitius chromosome 8, fPunPun2.1, whole genome shotgun sequence genome:
GTAAAAAAAGGGATTTGACTTTCTGTTGTTAGCATCACATACTACGAACTTTAGTTAAAAACGTTTACTCTTCTCGTCCAACAAACTTAAATATCAGTGGATCCACAGGTATTTAGTAACTCAAACGTAACGTTTACAGAGTTGCTGTTGCGGTAATAAACTTAAGCTGAACAATGTTTACATGCGTAACTCGTATTGTGCTGTGTTTGGTATAAAAGCAGATTCGAATCGACTAAAGGGAGATTTGAAGATAAACATACACCAGCtaataaaagataaatgaaCACGTTAGGTTATGGTTGAGTAGGTTTATCTAAAAGTACGGTCCCGCTGACGTTAGCCATTAGCTACTACGTAACATGGACTTCATTGCATAGACAGAGCCCTCCACTGTCAGTGGGAAACGTATTGTGACGTTAGCTGTGATGTGACGTTCTCTGAGCCGAGAGGTGGCAGAAGCTGCAACTGACAACAACGGCTAATCGATACTATTACTATACTCCGACGATTTTTGACATACCACCAGTCCTGCAGGGGAGCGGAACGCCATAACACCACAGCGGCTCAAGGACGTGAGACCAAGGACCGACATTTTGGAGTTTCTCTGACCTCCGCCTCCTGCTATCCCAGAAACCACCGCGGCTGCGTCACAACGCTGAGGGAAGCGCGTGTTGTGTTGACCGACGTCTTCCGCCTTTAGACTCGCAAATACTCTAGAAGGCCGTGATTTTGATCATTCTTTTGGCTTACTGGGGACAATTTTGTACGTCACCcaccattgtttattttttatatgtagcaatgttacatttgtttttaactaTAACACCGGCTTCTTCTACGTAAAGATATTTCATCAAAACCGGGCGCAGCAGAGAACGCACCTACTCAAGGTGCTGAGGGTCTAAAATCGAACGAACCTGTTAGTCGTAATACAGCATGTGAAGTGATATTCACTAACAGTCCCTTTACTAGTTGAGCTTGGTTAAGGTCACTGAAATAGTCTCCCCACTCTTTTAGGAAGAATATTGTTTTGAAGTAGTTTATCTGAAAAACCGACATGGTGTTCCTGACGCTGTCTTGTTGGATCAGAAGCCGTGGACCTGACGGATATTGGAAACACCAAGAAATTCTCAAAAATGCACGGGTAAGGGCATGGCTATTTCCTGCAGCAGAAGATGCTAAGCTGTCAAACTATTGACTATTGAACTCATTTAATATATTCAGGTTGTGTAGAAATGAACATTGCTTTTTGCCTCACGTGTCTTCTCTGTCATGTTGACATGATCCTGATAAAGTGTGATTCTGCTTTACGTAGCACTTCCGAGGCAGAAAGAACCGCTGCTACAGTCTGGCTGTGCGCGCGGTCCGGAGAGCTTTCGTCTACGCAACCTCGGCTCGAAGGCTCAAGAAGCGCAACATGAGGACGGTGAGACACGTGAGATGTCAGAGACAAATGTCCACGACATCAACATGATTTGATGTGTAACAcaactggatgttttttttttaacttctgtcAGGTTGACATGCTTTCATATTTAAGGGGTCAAAAGGTTTGGGAACCCCTGCCTGTTTAGAGGGATTCATCTGTTCCTTCCACCCCTTATGAAAAGCTAGTCGTCCCTCCAATTCCAGTTGCAGAAAGGTGTATTTGCTGTGTACAGAATGGGCATGTTGACTTCTTGCAAAGAACAAAGTAGTTGACATAATTAGTTGTGCTTTCATTTTCTCAGCTCTGGATCACACGCATTGCAGCAGCATCTCGAGAGCACGGCATGAAGTATCCCGCCCTTGTGCACAACCTCACCAAGGTTAGTTGGGCAACATTTTGCCCTATTTCACCAATACTGCCTCCGTTCTCTAGGATAGTTGTTCACTGTATGTGATTTTTATACCCTCAATACAGACAAGCGTCCAGCTCAACCGACGTGTGATCAGTGATCTAGCCGTCACAGAACCTCGGTCGTTCCTCTCACTTGCAAAGCTGGCGCGGGCTCGGCAACAGGAAGGCTTTGGTGCAGCGTTGGGAGACGGCAAAGAGCCTTCTGGTGTCTTCTCTCGTGTTGTTTTGCTGCAGTAAAGGACTATCCGCTGTGACAGATATCCAGTTGTTAAACTGGTGTTGGATTGTGGAGCTGTTCATGCAATGGCCATTCaggcacacacactcgcatccTTGATTTacaacctaaccctaaccccctgtAATGTAATGCCACTATACTATAAGGGCTGCATGCTTAACAACCCACATAAA
Encoded here:
- the mrpl20 gene encoding 39S ribosomal protein L20, mitochondrial; this translates as MVFLTLSCWIRSRGPDGYWKHQEILKNARHFRGRKNRCYSLAVRAVRRAFVYATSARRLKKRNMRTLWITRIAAASREHGMKYPALVHNLTKTSVQLNRRVISDLAVTEPRSFLSLAKLARARQQEGFGAALGDGKEPSGVFSRVVLLQ